A single window of Lytechinus variegatus isolate NC3 chromosome 8, Lvar_3.0, whole genome shotgun sequence DNA harbors:
- the LOC121420143 gene encoding uncharacterized protein LOC121420143 — protein sequence MDVRYKEKLQQNADVIAEEIDAEQVCLYLNGTVLTSFEVDKIYAVKSRQERARRLLHLIMTKDTMAYQHFRYALRERYAHIVRKLDDTAVCASDKENGEFERNRVLKRRDSLILNIQTEDLVDYMKQEGALTSNDCNRIRAGASKEDKARIMVDSLSGKGPQAYKTLSLAIRARQPQLAKIFEKTD from the coding sequence ATGGACGTCCGGTACAAAGAAAAGCTCCAGCAGAATGCAGACGTCATCGCTGAGGAGATCGATGCCGAACAAGTATGCCTGTACCTCAACGGAACCGTCCTGACGTCATTCGAAGTCGACAAGATCTACGCTGTCAAATCCCGCCAGGAGCGCGCACGGCGTCTTCTCCACCTCATCATGACCAAAGACACCATGGCATATCAGCATTTTCGGTACGCGCTCCGCGAGCGATACGCGCACATCGTCCGCAAGCTGGACGATACCGCCGTGTGCGCGTCGGACAAAGAGAACGGGGAGTTTGAACGGAACCGCGTCCTGAAGCGCCGAGATTCGCTCATTCTGAACATCCAGACTGAAGATCTTGTGGATTACATGAAGCAAGAGGGCGCCCTAACCAGTAATGATTGTAACAGGATAAGGGCAGGTGCTAGTAAGGAGGACAAGGCAAGGATTATGGTGGATTCATTATCGGGAAAAGGACCACAAGCCTACAAGACATTGTCCCTGGCTATCAGAGCTAGGCAGCCTCAACTCGCTAAGATATTTGAGAAAACAGACTGA